The DNA segment CCATCGGGATAGTTCGGGTTTTCAAGCATTGCCTTAACATCGTCCTGCATCTCGACGATCTTCTCCTTGGCCCTGACCCGCTGCTGGCCCTCCTGGGCCTCCAGATGCAGGAGTTGCTCTTTGATGAGTGACGCTGAGACTGGGATCGGCGACCCAGGGGTGGCGACTCCACGCTTGCGCAGCAATACCCTTAACGAAACCGCGGTTTGAGCCGTACGTTTGAACTCATCGAGCAGATCAAATGGATTGGCATCACTCGCATCGCTGGAGAGCGAGATAAACTCGATACTCTCATCACCGCTGTAATCCAGACCGGAGTAGCGCAGGATCTTTTCCAGCTGCCCCTTAACGATCAGTTCGAGATTGTTGAAATATTGTTTGATTTTGCTGACTGGCAGATTGCGCAGGGAATCACTCAGGGAACTGTAGAGATTGAGCCCGTCTTCCGGTATGTCCTTGGAGTCCACACCGAGCACCAGCACGGCATTCAGACTATCCTGCATACTCTCAATCGCCTTGGTGATATCGACGATCTGTTTGAGGATCTGTCGTTTGCTTTCCAGTGACGAGATATCGGCCTGCAAGGCATCAGCATCGTGATCAGGTGCCATAACTATTTTTTACCTCGGGGAATGATTCAGTCTATCCTTCTCCACCCGGGAGATTATTGCTCTATAGAGGGAACGCTCCTTGGTCGTTTGAGTTCGCCCACCCTATCGACACGCTTACTCAGGCATATCGGCACACGCCAGGCCTGCTTGAACAATCCAGGGGCTGGATTCCCATTCTTATTGAGAGCTGCATCGCACTCCCGACAGGCACAACGGGGGCCGGCCGTTTCAGGGATGATTGCGAATAGACTGGGCAAGTTCCCGGACAAATGCAGCGGCTACCCGGGCACGGCCATTTTCATTCAGATGACCGCCGTCATTGGTATATTCTCCGATCAGCGAATAGTAGGTCTGGCCGTCCATTTTAAACGACTCCCTTTTGCCATCGGCATAGGTGGACTCGCTCGCGGCAATATCAACGATTGGGGAATGACTGAAACTGGAACGGAGCAACTGATTGAATTGATTGCGTTTGATATTATCCAGTTTGCTGTTGTTCGGCCTGCCCAGAAGCTCTCTTATCCATACCGACAGGCCACCAGGCGTGTGCCTGAGAGGCATTGTAGTATGAATGAATGTAATCTCCGGATGCCTGTTTATAAGCTCATCCATGATGCCCTTGTAATCGGTGAACAACTGCTGGACATCTGAGTCCCGGTCGACATCGATATAGCAAAATTTCAACAAAGCGTAGTCGATCTTCCCGGCGAGTTCCTGATCGATGAGCCTGGCAAAATCAACACATTTACTCAGTGGCTCCGTGTTCTTGCCCACTGCCGTGTGCAGCAGACACCCGGAGGCCTCACCGATCTCTGCGCTATCTGTTGTGATCTTAAGATCAACCCCCGGATAGTCCCCGATTAGATCTTCCATGCCGGCGATAATATTCTTGCCCACGGATTGATGCCCAAAAAACACCCTTGCGGTTGCCAGGGTTTTCAAATCCTGCTCCAATGTCTGCCCCACGGCTGATGCCTCCCCTTGATGAGTCTTCTCTCAGGCCAACGCTTGATAGCCGCGCTGTAATAGCTGTTGTGTAGTGTTCCAATCGATACAGGCGTCTGTAACCGATACACCATAAGCCAGATCAGCATTGATATCCTGCCGGCCGGCATTGATATGACTCTCCAGCATTGCCCCAAGAATATAGGACTCGACAGCGTCGTTTCTTGCCCGACATATCTGTTGCATAAGATTATCCCAGACCATGACCTGGCGCGTGTAATCCTTACCGCTGTTGGCGTGGGAACAGTCGACCATCAATCTTGGATTGAGCTGCTTCGATCGCAGCATCTCCGCCGCTTTGAATACATCTTGCTGATCGTAATTCGCCCCGCGACTGCCGCCGCGCAGAATCAGGTGAGTATCCCTATTGCCCGTTGTCTCCACGATGGATGTCTCACCCAGTTCATTGATTCCCAGAAAGGTGTGGGAACTGGCAGCGGCCAGCATGGCCTCTACCGCGACTTTGGTATTGCCGTCTGTGGAATTCTTGAATCCCACCGGCGCGGAAAGACCGGATGCCATCTGGCGATGGGTCTGGCTCTCGGTGGTACGTGCACCAATCGCCACCCAACCGAGCAGATCGCCTATATATTGGGGCGTGAAGGGTTCAAGTATCTCGGTGGCCGTAGCCAGTCCGAGGGCATTGATATCGAGCAGCAGTTGCCTGGCGAGGCGCAAGCCCTTGCCCATGTCAAATGATCCATTCATCTCCGGATCATTGATCAAGCCTTTCCAGCCGATGGTTGTGCGGGGCTTTTCAAAATAGACCCGCATGACGATATACAGCCGGTCACTGAGGGCATCCGCCACTGGCTTGAGTCTTTGCGCATAATCCATGGCGGCAGCCGGATCATGGATAGAACAGGGTCCGACAATCACCAACGGACGTTGATCGGCACCGGTCAGGATGTCATGAATGGTGTTGCGCACCTTGAGCACATGC comes from the Candidatus Thiodiazotropha sp. CDECU1 genome and includes:
- a CDS encoding 3-deoxy-7-phosphoheptulonate synthase, with the protein product MTGQQPTIDSRVSNIRVSSTHRLIRPIDLLREMPVSDAVNEHVLKVRNTIHDILTGADQRPLVIVGPCSIHDPAAAMDYAQRLKPVADALSDRLYIVMRVYFEKPRTTIGWKGLINDPEMNGSFDMGKGLRLARQLLLDINALGLATATEILEPFTPQYIGDLLGWVAIGARTTESQTHRQMASGLSAPVGFKNSTDGNTKVAVEAMLAAASSHTFLGINELGETSIVETTGNRDTHLILRGGSRGANYDQQDVFKAAEMLRSKQLNPRLMVDCSHANSGKDYTRQVMVWDNLMQQICRARNDAVESYILGAMLESHINAGRQDINADLAYGVSVTDACIDWNTTQQLLQRGYQALA